From a region of the Georgenia yuyongxinii genome:
- a CDS encoding maleylacetate reductase, with the protein MQFSFETSPARVVFGRGTVRTALPEEVERLGIQRLLVVSARALEPLAREVTGPFADAVVAWFTKVEQHVPADVAEQAVVVARRARADGVLSIGGGSTTGTAKIVARETGIPILAVPTTYAGSEMTPVWGLTRSGHKETGTDPAVQPRTVVLDPNLTDQLPRRLAVSSALNALAHVVEAHWAPRANPVSSALADEATTALATGLRAIGREGLQRAASPEASLRDPVATWAGTPAAAGEQLLYGAFLAGGTYAVTGAGLHHKICHVLGGAFNLPHAATHAVVLPNVLALNLPAVPVVGERIAHALGAEEAVSGMRRLYAEVGAPRTLAQIGLRPDQLEEAIDRVSAELPIANPRPVGTAEVRAVLTAAFGEVA; encoded by the coding sequence ATGCAGTTCTCCTTCGAGACCTCGCCCGCGCGCGTCGTGTTCGGCCGCGGCACCGTGCGCACGGCACTGCCCGAGGAGGTCGAGCGGCTGGGCATTCAGCGGCTCCTGGTGGTCAGCGCCCGGGCCCTGGAACCCCTGGCGCGCGAGGTCACTGGCCCTTTCGCGGACGCCGTGGTCGCCTGGTTCACCAAGGTCGAGCAGCACGTGCCGGCGGACGTCGCCGAGCAGGCCGTGGTCGTGGCCCGGCGTGCCCGGGCCGACGGCGTGCTCAGCATCGGCGGCGGGTCCACCACCGGCACGGCCAAGATCGTCGCCCGGGAGACCGGCATCCCGATCCTCGCGGTGCCCACCACTTACGCGGGCTCGGAGATGACCCCTGTGTGGGGGCTGACCCGCTCGGGCCACAAGGAGACCGGCACCGACCCGGCCGTCCAGCCCCGCACCGTCGTCCTGGACCCGAACCTCACCGACCAGCTCCCCCGCCGGCTGGCCGTGAGCTCCGCGCTGAACGCGCTCGCGCACGTGGTCGAGGCCCACTGGGCGCCGCGGGCCAATCCGGTCAGCTCGGCCCTGGCCGACGAGGCGACGACGGCGCTCGCCACCGGTCTGCGGGCGATCGGCCGGGAGGGGCTGCAGCGCGCGGCCTCACCGGAGGCCTCCCTGCGTGACCCGGTGGCCACCTGGGCGGGCACCCCCGCCGCCGCCGGTGAGCAGCTCCTCTACGGCGCCTTCCTCGCCGGCGGCACATACGCCGTCACGGGCGCCGGGCTCCACCACAAGATCTGCCACGTCCTCGGCGGCGCCTTCAACCTGCCGCACGCCGCCACGCACGCCGTCGTGCTGCCCAACGTGCTCGCGCTCAACCTGCCGGCAGTACCCGTGGTCGGCGAGCGAATCGCGCACGCCCTGGGGGCGGAGGAGGCGGTCTCCGGCATGCGCCGGCTCTACGCCGAGGTCGGGGCGCCGCGCACCCTGGCACAGATCGGGCTGCGGCCGGACCAGCTGGAGGAGGCCATCGACCGGGTCAGCGCCGAGCTGCCGATCGCCAACCCGCGCCCGGTGGGCACCGCGGAGGTGCGCGCGGTGCTGACGGCG
- a CDS encoding ribonuclease Z: MRELIVLGTASQVPTRTRNHNGYLLRWDGESLLFDPGEGTQRQMIHAGVAAPSITRICLTHVHGDHCFGLPGVLARMAVDGADHPVHLHYPAAGEEVVRALVALAGPGVDVRLVPHGSADEVAPGLTVVPLRHRIAAFGYRLVEPDGRTLVPEQLAAVGLSGPAVGRLQREGRVDGVRLEDVSVPRRGQRFALVMDTAVCAGAEELADGADLLVTESTFADEDADLAGAYLHLTAGQAGGLAGHGGAGTLVLTHFSARYPDVTHLAAQARARAGQARVVAAADLDRFVLPPRRPPSAPPHRPPSAPPRQTP; encoded by the coding sequence GTGCGAGAGCTGATCGTGCTGGGCACCGCCTCCCAGGTGCCCACCCGCACCCGCAACCACAACGGCTACCTGCTGCGCTGGGACGGGGAGAGCCTGCTGTTCGACCCGGGTGAGGGCACCCAGCGGCAGATGATCCACGCCGGGGTCGCGGCGCCGTCGATCACCCGGATCTGCCTGACCCACGTCCACGGCGACCACTGCTTCGGGCTGCCCGGGGTGCTCGCGAGGATGGCCGTCGACGGCGCCGACCACCCGGTGCACCTGCACTACCCAGCTGCGGGCGAGGAGGTGGTGCGTGCCCTGGTGGCCCTGGCCGGTCCCGGCGTCGACGTCCGGCTGGTGCCGCACGGCTCGGCGGATGAGGTGGCGCCGGGGCTGACGGTCGTGCCGCTGCGGCACCGGATCGCCGCCTTCGGCTACCGACTGGTCGAGCCGGACGGCCGCACCCTGGTCCCGGAGCAGCTCGCCGCCGTCGGCTTGTCCGGCCCGGCGGTGGGCCGGCTGCAGCGCGAGGGCCGGGTGGACGGCGTGCGCCTCGAGGACGTCAGCGTGCCACGCCGGGGGCAGCGGTTCGCGCTGGTGATGGACACCGCCGTGTGTGCCGGCGCCGAAGAGCTCGCCGACGGCGCCGACCTCCTCGTCACAGAGAGCACCTTCGCCGACGAGGACGCCGACCTGGCCGGGGCGTACCTGCACCTGACGGCGGGGCAGGCGGGCGGGCTCGCCGGGCACGGCGGCGCCGGCACCCTCGTGCTCACCCACTTCTCGGCGCGCTACCCCGACGTCACGCACCTCGCGGCCCAGGCCCGGGCCCGCGCGGGTCAGGCACGGGTGGTGGCGGCCGCCGACCTCGACCGGTTCGTGCTGCCGCCGCGCCGCCCGCCGTCTGCACCGCCGCACCGCCCGCCGTCAGCACCGCCGCGCCAAACGCCGTAA
- a CDS encoding helix-turn-helix transcriptional regulator, with translation MANPGVEAVRGRLERAARAGLDPAAYAHESLSVLGRAVPFDAACHGSLDPGTGLITGSTKVALPSDHDVEFLAHEYVTDEVNLFVDLARRPRPVGVLVDDTGGDPNRSTRYRDLLTTRYGLQHELRAALVVGGAAWATLALYRQGSRGFSASEADLVAAIAPVLALGARAAVAAGAAQRLRQAPPAASAAAAASAASAAAAGGWQAGEGGAPGVLVVDSAGRVVQSTTTAEHLVAELGGAVHGELPIAVVATIAAARAPARRGRLLQARARVRTRTGRWLVVHGAALADHAGDRRHVVVTIKQAGPPEVVPVVVAALGLSARERDVVAGVLRGASTAEIAAALHLSPYTVQDHLKSVFDKAGVSSRRELVAKVFFDQYAPRLGGALSPSGWFAPPSAP, from the coding sequence ATGGCGAATCCGGGCGTGGAGGCGGTGCGTGGCCGGCTGGAGCGCGCCGCGCGCGCCGGTCTGGACCCGGCCGCGTACGCCCACGAGTCACTGTCGGTGCTGGGTCGGGCCGTGCCGTTCGACGCCGCGTGCCACGGCAGCCTCGACCCGGGGACCGGTCTGATCACCGGCTCCACGAAGGTTGCGCTCCCGAGCGACCACGACGTGGAGTTCCTCGCCCACGAGTACGTCACCGACGAGGTGAACCTCTTCGTCGACCTCGCCCGCCGGCCGCGCCCGGTGGGCGTCCTCGTGGACGACACCGGCGGCGACCCGAACCGCAGCACCCGCTACCGAGACCTGCTCACCACCCGGTACGGGCTCCAGCACGAGCTACGGGCCGCGCTGGTCGTCGGGGGCGCCGCGTGGGCCACGCTGGCCCTCTATCGTCAGGGCTCGCGCGGGTTCAGCGCGAGCGAGGCGGACCTGGTGGCTGCAATCGCCCCGGTGCTCGCCCTGGGGGCACGTGCCGCGGTGGCGGCCGGTGCGGCCCAGCGGCTGCGGCAGGCCCCACCTGCCGCGTCTGCCGCGGCCGCCGCGTCTGCCGCGTCTGCCGCGGCCGCCGGCGGGTGGCAGGCGGGTGAGGGTGGAGCGCCGGGCGTGCTCGTGGTCGACTCCGCGGGCCGGGTGGTGCAGTCCACCACGACGGCCGAGCACCTGGTCGCCGAGCTCGGCGGCGCCGTGCACGGTGAGCTGCCGATCGCCGTCGTCGCGACGATCGCCGCAGCCCGCGCCCCCGCACGCCGGGGCAGGCTGCTGCAGGCCCGGGCGCGGGTCCGCACCCGCACCGGCCGGTGGCTCGTGGTGCACGGCGCGGCGCTCGCCGACCACGCCGGCGACCGCCGGCACGTGGTCGTCACGATCAAGCAGGCAGGCCCGCCGGAGGTGGTGCCGGTCGTCGTCGCCGCGCTGGGCCTCAGCGCCCGCGAGCGCGACGTCGTCGCGGGAGTGCTGCGTGGGGCCAGCACGGCGGAGATCGCCGCGGCCCTGCACCTCTCGCCCTACACGGTGCAGGACCACCTGAAGTCCGTCTTCGACAAGGCGGGTGTCTCCAGCCGTCGTGAGCTCGTCGCGAAGGTGTTCTTCGACCAGTACGCGCCACGGCTCGGCGGCGCGCTGAGCCCGTCGGGCTGGTTCGCGCCCCCGTCGGCTCCGTGA
- a CDS encoding DUF488 domain-containing protein, which produces MAIQIARVYDPPEDDGAARVLVDRLWPRGVAKADVHVDLWLKEIGPSTELRTWFGHEPAKFEEFARRYRAELDANPAVGRLRDLEREQGTVTLVYSAKDTEHNQAVVLRDYLTG; this is translated from the coding sequence ATGGCCATCCAGATCGCGCGCGTCTACGACCCGCCGGAGGACGACGGCGCGGCCCGCGTGCTGGTGGACCGGCTGTGGCCTCGCGGGGTCGCCAAGGCCGACGTGCACGTCGACCTGTGGCTCAAGGAGATCGGGCCCTCGACCGAGCTGCGCACGTGGTTCGGCCACGAACCGGCGAAGTTCGAGGAGTTCGCCCGCCGCTACCGCGCCGAGCTCGACGCCAACCCGGCAGTCGGCCGACTCCGCGACCTCGAGCGTGAGCAGGGCACCGTCACGCTGGTCTACTCGGCGAAGGACACCGAGCACAACCAGGCCGTCGTGCTGCGGGACTACCTGACCGGCTGA
- a CDS encoding response regulator transcription factor — translation MSQTPAVGPPIRVAVADDHTLFREGLRALFDSRADVELVGSAADGAEAVKVAVTARPQVMLMDIRMPDEDGIAVTSRLQVLAPDVAVVMLTMVDDAEQLAEAIRHGAVGYVLKGADEDELLEVVHAAARRELHFGPSAVAHARAMLRAGGAPYAPPLPELSEREREILDLLASGYDVARIAGRLHLSTKSVRNYLTGIPRRLGVPDREAALARARAAGLGRHRPT, via the coding sequence GTGAGCCAGACACCCGCCGTCGGCCCGCCGATCCGGGTGGCGGTCGCCGACGACCACACCCTCTTCCGCGAGGGCCTGCGGGCTCTCTTCGACTCTCGCGCCGACGTCGAGCTCGTCGGGTCCGCCGCCGACGGTGCGGAAGCGGTCAAGGTGGCGGTCACCGCCCGGCCGCAGGTGATGCTCATGGACATCCGCATGCCGGACGAGGACGGCATCGCGGTCACCTCCCGGCTGCAGGTGCTCGCCCCCGACGTCGCCGTGGTCATGCTGACGATGGTCGACGACGCCGAGCAGCTGGCCGAGGCGATCCGGCACGGTGCGGTGGGCTACGTGCTCAAGGGCGCCGACGAGGACGAGCTGCTCGAGGTCGTCCACGCGGCGGCCCGGCGGGAGCTGCACTTCGGGCCCAGTGCCGTGGCGCACGCCCGGGCGATGCTGCGGGCGGGCGGTGCACCGTATGCCCCGCCGCTGCCGGAGCTCAGCGAGCGTGAGCGGGAGATCCTCGACCTGCTCGCCTCGGGGTACGACGTCGCCCGCATCGCCGGCCGGCTCCATCTGAGCACGAAGTCGGTACGCAACTACCTCACGGGGATCCCACGCAGGCTGGGCGTGCCGGACCGGGAGGCGGCCCTCGCCCGCGCCCGCGCCGCGGGGCTGGGCCGGCACCGGCCGACGTGA
- a CDS encoding sensor histidine kinase, translating into MDAVAPGIVAPTVPATAPVATARWSALARAGILAAALAAAALFALSVPAAIAAGSAVCAASPCPPGALTPAEVAGLNGLGLTPVGYAVAGIVLLSLLVLTYLAVAVLLVRVAGPRPEALTAAAVLVGVGLVFPQTLPALAAASPGWTRVVAVVDAAVLVAFVAWLLTFPTGRFAPRWTALLIALVVLVELAGMVGAGLPGPVETAGTVALLGVVVLVVLSRYHRTDPAGRSQARWVAGAFTIAGTALLVATVAQQALGVGPGTVADLVVQAGIVLSFELVPLAVAAAVLRRGLWDATSAIARTATYALLGVGAVTVYLVVVAIAVTVALDPTGAAVVAAGAVAVAVHPAFLAVRAVVNRALYGTRDDPAVLLAALTTAPGTGHALETAVATLRRSLRLAAVEITLPGGEVVHAGTAPATAPRRAFGLVHAGTPVGELVLVGEPDRASRHALDPTLAHLGVLAHATTLDRRLAHSYRALVSAREEERRRIRNDLHDGLGPTLGAVRLSLAAAGNHLATDPARAAALLEDARRHVGGAVVEVRRLVYGLRPPALDELGLVGALTAFTRTASTMPVEVRADDAVRRAALPAAIEVAAYRIAVEAVANAWRHSSGTRCEVRVELQPGALRLTVRDDGSGGAPTAGPDADAPDGARLQGTPGVGTTSMLDRARELGGSVRIASDVHGTVVTASLPLPEPSDPRLPKPAGPRLPGPGLTKADL; encoded by the coding sequence GTGGACGCCGTCGCCCCAGGCATCGTTGCCCCGACCGTGCCGGCGACGGCGCCGGTCGCGACCGCGCGGTGGTCTGCCCTGGCCCGGGCGGGCATCCTCGCCGCAGCGCTGGCGGCAGCGGCGCTCTTCGCTCTGAGCGTGCCAGCCGCCATCGCGGCCGGGTCCGCCGTGTGCGCGGCCAGCCCCTGCCCGCCCGGTGCGCTCACCCCCGCGGAGGTGGCCGGGCTGAACGGGCTCGGGCTGACCCCGGTGGGGTACGCCGTCGCCGGCATCGTGCTGCTGAGCCTGCTGGTGCTGACGTACCTCGCGGTGGCGGTGCTGCTGGTCCGGGTGGCCGGCCCCCGCCCAGAGGCGCTGACGGCGGCCGCGGTACTGGTGGGAGTCGGGCTGGTGTTCCCGCAGACCTTGCCCGCGCTCGCGGCCGCGTCGCCGGGTTGGACCAGGGTCGTGGCGGTGGTCGACGCCGCGGTGCTGGTCGCGTTCGTGGCCTGGCTGCTGACGTTCCCGACCGGGCGTTTCGCCCCGCGGTGGACCGCGCTCCTGATCGCGCTGGTGGTCCTGGTCGAGCTGGCCGGGATGGTCGGGGCGGGCCTGCCCGGCCCGGTGGAGACCGCCGGGACGGTGGCGCTCCTGGGTGTGGTGGTGCTCGTGGTGCTGAGCCGGTACCACCGCACGGACCCGGCGGGACGGTCTCAGGCGCGGTGGGTCGCCGGGGCGTTCACGATCGCCGGGACGGCGCTGCTGGTGGCGACGGTGGCCCAGCAAGCCCTAGGCGTCGGTCCGGGCACGGTCGCCGACCTCGTCGTCCAGGCCGGGATCGTGCTGAGCTTCGAGCTCGTCCCGCTGGCCGTCGCGGCTGCGGTGCTGCGCCGCGGGCTCTGGGACGCCACGTCCGCGATCGCCCGGACCGCCACCTACGCGTTGCTCGGCGTCGGCGCCGTGACGGTGTACCTGGTGGTCGTCGCGATCGCGGTGACCGTCGCGCTGGACCCCACCGGGGCTGCGGTGGTCGCGGCCGGGGCGGTCGCCGTCGCCGTCCACCCGGCCTTCCTGGCCGTGCGCGCCGTGGTCAACCGCGCCCTGTACGGCACCCGCGATGATCCCGCCGTCCTGCTCGCCGCCCTCACCACCGCCCCAGGCACCGGTCATGCCCTGGAGACCGCCGTGGCGACGCTGCGCCGGTCGCTGCGGCTGGCCGCCGTGGAGATCACCCTGCCCGGCGGCGAGGTCGTGCACGCCGGCACCGCGCCCGCGACGGCGCCGCGTCGTGCGTTCGGTCTGGTCCACGCGGGCACGCCGGTCGGCGAGCTCGTCCTCGTGGGCGAGCCCGACCGCGCGAGCCGGCACGCCCTCGACCCGACGCTCGCCCACCTCGGCGTCCTCGCCCACGCGACCACGCTCGACCGGCGGCTCGCCCACTCCTACCGGGCGCTCGTCAGCGCCCGCGAGGAGGAGCGGCGCCGCATCCGCAACGACCTGCACGACGGGCTCGGCCCCACGCTCGGCGCGGTGCGCCTGTCCCTGGCCGCCGCCGGCAACCACCTCGCGACGGACCCGGCGCGCGCCGCGGCCCTGCTGGAGGACGCCCGCCGGCACGTCGGTGGCGCGGTGGTGGAGGTGCGCCGGCTCGTCTACGGGCTGCGTCCGCCCGCGCTCGACGAGCTGGGCCTGGTCGGTGCCCTGACCGCGTTCACCCGCACCGCCTCGACGATGCCGGTGGAGGTGCGCGCCGACGACGCCGTGCGGCGGGCCGCGCTGCCCGCCGCCATCGAGGTCGCCGCCTACCGGATCGCTGTCGAGGCCGTCGCGAACGCGTGGCGGCACTCGAGCGGCACCCGGTGCGAGGTCCGGGTCGAGCTCCAGCCCGGCGCACTGCGCCTGACCGTGCGGGACGACGGGAGCGGCGGCGCACCCACCGCCGGACCGGACGCCGACGCACCGGACGGGGCGAGGCTCCAGGGCACGCCCGGGGTGGGGACGACGTCGATGCTCGACCGGGCGCGCGAGCTCGGCGGCAGCGTGCGCATCGCCTCCGACGTCCACGGCACCGTCGTGACCGCGTCGCTGCCGCTGCCCGAGCCCAGCGACCCGCGGCTGCCAAAGCCCGCCGGCCCGCGGCTGCCCGGGCCGGGCCTCACCAAGGCGGACCTGTGA
- a CDS encoding ABC transporter permease encodes MTAIPRQARAGRAGRGPNDRRRAGRGPNDRRRAGRGPNDRRRAGRGAAEDAGLPGWVFLPAGAAVLVIVVPVLGMLLRVPWSRFPALVSSEASVAALVLSLRTSLSATVLCVLLGVPLALVLARGRLPGLRVLRTVVLLPLVLPPVVSGLALLTTLGRRGLLGARLEALGVDIAFSTTAVVIAQTFVSLPFLVLSLEGAARTAGQRYERIAATLGARPTTVLRRVTVPLLLPALASGTALAFARALGEFGATLTFAGSLQGVTRTLPLEIYLQRETDPDAALALSVVLIAVAAVMVLATQRRPPPDSRPGAAAATASPTSGTIRQALPDESSPVRPPGRPRVPATPISVHASVPERDIHLDVEVPGGGVLAVLGPNGAGKSTLLGLLSGLVRPAAGTVRIGARTVAGPDAWVAPHARRVSLLAQEPLLLPHLDALGNVAFGPRATGTPRAVARGVAQDALGRVGAAHLAGRRTHQLSGGQAQRVALARALAPEPDVVLLDEPLSALDVDAAVAMRQALRTVLRESGRTAVLVTHDLLDVLALADDVVVLEGGRVVEHGPVLEVLTRPRSAFAARLAGVNLVAGSLRLGDADGGAVVAEPGPLVVHGLVDPACRPDEQVAATFSPRAVSVHRDPPGGSPRNTVPVVVASLEHLGELVRVHAGTADGHRLAADITPAAVAALELDAGAAALFTVKAAEVAIFPA; translated from the coding sequence GTGACCGCGATCCCGCGCCAGGCCCGCGCCGGGCGGGCGGGACGAGGCCCGAACGACCGCCGGCGGGCGGGGCGGGGGCCGAACGACCGCCGGCGGGCGGGGCGGGGGCCGAACGACCGCCGGCGGGCGGGCCGAGGTGCCGCCGAGGACGCGGGGCTGCCGGGATGGGTCTTCCTGCCAGCCGGCGCGGCGGTGCTGGTCATCGTCGTACCGGTGCTGGGGATGCTGCTGCGGGTGCCGTGGTCCCGGTTCCCCGCCCTGGTCTCCTCCGAGGCGTCGGTCGCAGCGCTGGTGCTGAGCCTGCGCACGTCGCTGAGCGCCACCGTGCTGTGCGTGCTCCTCGGGGTGCCGCTGGCCCTCGTGCTGGCCCGCGGCCGGCTGCCAGGGCTGCGGGTGCTGCGCACCGTCGTCCTGCTTCCGCTGGTCCTGCCGCCGGTGGTCTCGGGACTGGCCCTGCTGACCACGCTCGGACGCCGGGGTCTGCTCGGCGCCCGGCTCGAGGCGCTGGGGGTCGACATCGCGTTCTCCACCACCGCGGTGGTGATCGCGCAAACGTTCGTCTCGCTGCCGTTCCTCGTGCTCTCCCTCGAGGGGGCCGCGCGTACCGCCGGGCAACGCTACGAGCGGATCGCCGCCACCCTGGGTGCGCGCCCCACCACGGTCCTGCGGCGCGTCACCGTGCCGCTGCTGCTCCCGGCCCTGGCCTCGGGCACCGCCCTCGCCTTCGCCCGGGCGCTCGGCGAGTTCGGCGCGACGCTAACGTTCGCGGGCTCGCTGCAGGGCGTCACGCGCACCCTGCCGCTGGAGATCTACCTGCAGCGCGAGACCGATCCCGATGCGGCGCTGGCGCTGTCCGTGGTCCTCATCGCCGTGGCGGCGGTGATGGTGCTCGCGACGCAGCGGCGGCCCCCACCCGATTCCCGGCCCGGCGCCGCAGCGGCGACCGCCTCGCCCACATCGGGGACGATCCGTCAGGCTTTGCCCGACGAAAGCTCCCCGGTCCGCCCGCCGGGGCGGCCACGGGTACCTGCCACGCCGATCTCAGTCCACGCGAGCGTGCCCGAGCGGGACATCCACCTCGACGTGGAGGTGCCGGGCGGTGGCGTGCTCGCAGTCCTCGGCCCGAACGGGGCCGGAAAGTCGACGCTGCTCGGGCTGCTCTCCGGGCTCGTGCGCCCCGCGGCGGGGACCGTGCGCATCGGCGCCCGCACGGTCGCCGGGCCGGACGCATGGGTGGCGCCCCACGCGCGCCGCGTGAGCCTGCTCGCCCAGGAGCCGCTGCTCCTGCCGCACCTGGACGCGCTGGGCAACGTCGCCTTCGGTCCGCGCGCCACGGGCACGCCCCGCGCCGTGGCTCGCGGCGTGGCCCAGGACGCGCTGGGCCGGGTCGGGGCCGCACACCTGGCCGGGCGCCGGACGCACCAGCTCTCCGGCGGGCAGGCGCAGCGCGTGGCACTGGCTCGGGCACTGGCGCCCGAGCCCGACGTCGTGCTGCTGGACGAGCCACTCTCCGCGCTCGACGTCGACGCCGCGGTGGCCATGCGCCAGGCTCTGCGGACGGTCCTGCGCGAGTCGGGCCGCACCGCGGTCCTCGTCACCCACGACCTGCTGGACGTCCTGGCACTGGCCGATGACGTCGTCGTCCTGGAGGGCGGCCGGGTGGTCGAGCACGGCCCGGTTCTCGAGGTCCTGACCCGTCCGCGGTCCGCCTTCGCGGCGCGGCTCGCGGGAGTGAACCTCGTCGCCGGGTCGCTGCGGCTCGGTGACGCCGACGGCGGAGCGGTGGTGGCCGAGCCCGGCCCGCTGGTGGTGCACGGCCTGGTCGACCCGGCCTGTCGGCCCGACGAGCAGGTGGCGGCGACCTTCAGCCCCCGCGCCGTCAGCGTCCACCGCGACCCGCCCGGCGGCAGCCCGCGCAACACCGTGCCGGTGGTCGTGGCGTCGCTGGAGCACCTCGGCGAGCTGGTGCGCGTGCACGCCGGCACCGCCGACGGGCACCGGCTGGCGGCCGACATCACGCCCGCCGCGGTCGCCGCGCTGGAGCTTGACGCGGGCGCCGCGGCGCTGTTCACGGTCAAGGCCGCCGAGGTGGCGATCTTCCCGGCCTGA
- the modA gene encoding molybdate ABC transporter substrate-binding protein, translating into MKRIQGARPGGHDARPGGHDGRPRARVTCPGRLRAAVVPLALLPALALAACGGTNGTDEPADGVSGTGDTSETTATPAEDALSGELTVFAAASLNKVFEELGATVEQAHPEVSVTFSFAGSSDLVSQILAGAPADVLATANESTMTQAVEGGAVAGEPTLVAENVLTLIVPAGNPAGVAGLDASLDGASLVVCAPQVPCGAATVELAELMGVTLNPVSEESAVTDVLGKVTSGQADAGLVYSTDAAGAGDAIEVIAVPEADQVVNRYRVAILQDSQAPELAQLWVDTLTGEAGREILADAGFRLP; encoded by the coding sequence GTGAAGCGTATTCAGGGTGCTCGGCCCGGCGGACACGACGCTCGGCCCGGCGGACACGACGGCCGGCCTCGCGCCAGGGTCACGTGCCCGGGGAGGCTCCGTGCCGCCGTCGTCCCCCTGGCCCTGCTGCCCGCGCTGGCGCTGGCCGCGTGCGGAGGCACGAACGGCACCGACGAGCCGGCGGACGGCGTCAGCGGGACGGGCGACACCTCGGAGACGACGGCCACCCCGGCCGAGGACGCGCTGAGCGGCGAGCTCACGGTCTTCGCGGCCGCCTCGCTGAACAAGGTCTTCGAGGAGCTGGGCGCCACCGTCGAGCAGGCACACCCCGAGGTCAGCGTGACGTTCTCCTTCGCCGGCTCCTCCGACCTGGTCAGCCAGATCCTCGCGGGCGCCCCCGCCGACGTGCTGGCCACCGCCAACGAGTCGACCATGACGCAGGCCGTCGAGGGCGGCGCGGTGGCGGGCGAGCCGACGTTGGTCGCCGAGAACGTCCTCACGCTCATCGTCCCGGCGGGCAACCCGGCCGGCGTGGCCGGCCTCGATGCGAGCCTCGACGGCGCCTCGCTCGTGGTGTGCGCCCCGCAGGTGCCGTGCGGTGCGGCGACCGTGGAGCTCGCCGAGCTGATGGGAGTCACGCTGAACCCGGTGAGCGAGGAGTCCGCGGTGACCGACGTGCTCGGCAAGGTCACCTCCGGGCAGGCGGACGCGGGCCTCGTCTACAGCACCGACGCCGCGGGCGCGGGGGACGCCATCGAGGTCATCGCGGTGCCCGAGGCCGACCAGGTGGTCAACCGGTACCGGGTGGCGATCCTTCAGGACAGCCAGGCGCCCGAGCTCGCGCAGCTATGGGTGGACACCCTCACCGGGGAGGCCGGGCGCGAGATCCTGGCCGACGCCGGGTTCCGCCTGCCGTGA
- a CDS encoding TOBE domain-containing protein, translating to MSQFRISEAAGLLGVSDDTVRRWVDDGRLPSSTDAAGRKVVQGVDLARRAQEHAAQVNGPGEDGVGRSARNRFTGLVTRVLADGVMAQVELQCGPYRVVSLISREAAEELGLEPGSLATAVVKATTVIIETPKAAL from the coding sequence GTGTCGCAATTTCGAATCAGTGAGGCCGCGGGGCTTCTTGGTGTCAGCGATGACACCGTGCGCCGCTGGGTCGACGACGGACGCCTCCCGTCCTCCACGGATGCCGCCGGACGCAAGGTGGTCCAGGGCGTCGACCTCGCCCGCCGGGCCCAGGAGCATGCCGCCCAGGTCAACGGACCGGGCGAGGACGGCGTGGGTCGCTCCGCGCGCAACCGCTTCACGGGCCTGGTCACCCGCGTCCTCGCCGACGGGGTCATGGCCCAGGTGGAGCTCCAGTGCGGCCCGTACCGGGTGGTCTCCCTGATCAGCCGTGAGGCTGCCGAAGAGCTCGGCCTGGAGCCTGGTTCCCTGGCCACCGCCGTCGTCAAGGCCACGACCGTGATCATCGAGACCCCGAAGGCGGCGTTGTGA
- the narI gene encoding respiratory nitrate reductase subunit gamma yields MSATSTLAWVVFPYVAMAVFVVGAIWRYRYDKFGWTTRSSELYEHRILRLGSPLFHFGIIFVALGHFMGLLIPKAWTEAVGFGQTAYHFIATYMGSVAGLATIVGLAILIYRRRTTGPVFLATTRVDKLMYVLLALPILLGMWSTIQHQILAGEHGYDYRETISPWLRSLFYFQPQPELMADVPLTFKLHIVAAFLLFLVWPFTRLVHVFSAPLPYASRPYIVYRSRKEGAGARPARPGWEQSPTPKGRHAGPTSTTT; encoded by the coding sequence ATGAGTGCCACAAGCACCCTCGCGTGGGTGGTGTTCCCATACGTGGCGATGGCCGTGTTCGTGGTGGGCGCCATCTGGCGCTACCGCTACGACAAGTTCGGGTGGACCACACGCTCCTCCGAGCTGTACGAGCACAGGATCTTGCGGCTGGGCTCGCCGCTGTTCCACTTCGGCATCATCTTCGTGGCGCTGGGCCACTTCATGGGCCTGCTGATCCCGAAGGCGTGGACCGAGGCGGTCGGCTTCGGGCAGACCGCGTACCACTTCATCGCCACCTACATGGGGTCGGTGGCCGGGCTGGCGACGATCGTGGGCCTGGCCATCCTCATCTACCGCCGCCGCACCACCGGGCCGGTGTTCCTGGCCACCACCCGGGTGGACAAGCTGATGTACGTGCTGCTGGCGCTGCCGATCCTGCTGGGCATGTGGTCCACCATCCAGCATCAGATCCTGGCCGGGGAGCACGGGTACGACTACCGCGAGACCATCTCGCCCTGGCTGCGCTCGCTGTTCTACTTCCAGCCGCAGCCCGAGCTGATGGCGGACGTGCCGCTGACGTTCAAGCTGCACATCGTCGCCGCGTTCCTGCTGTTCCTCGTGTGGCCGTTCACGCGGCTGGTCCACGTGTTCTCCGCCCCGCTGCCCTACGCGTCGCGGCCGTACATCGTCTACCGCTCCCGCAAGGAGGGCGCCGGCGCCCGGCCGGCCCGCCCGGGCTGGGAGCAGTCGCCGACGCCGAAGGGCCGGCACGCGGGGCCGACGAGCACCACCACCTGA